From the genome of Gemmatimonas phototrophica, one region includes:
- a CDS encoding M20/M25/M40 family metallo-hydrolase, whose product MLVPVVAPAQQQALASWIALDAPVGLERRTTVPLIPALTRATGGSWQGDALGNLTLRKGSGLPRRVVACAIDRAGFAVTHITSTGMLRLHRVGNVAHPLWDQAHEGQQLEILTERGAVPAVSAIANGHFAQQHRKDSLVVTADDLWVDVGASSPADVAALGIRLLDPVQRRLDAFRYGDRTAGAQAGLRAGCAALVAAATGAVTTGETMFVISVQSAFGWPGVGGAVARSGFAPTEITLLANGRAERQQRWVRAGQFAAVNVGTFRAMRADSVRIVSPAVRHAGTLMESIGDADATWLLEAAAAAAGVSTPSSAAWVPVATRHRSSAALDAPMPGDPFATLTRSLAQLADLPGVPTHEWRVREAILAQLPAWARDRAVVDSVGNIIVSAGPARDTVVFMAHMDEVAYHVAAIVRDGTVSLRERGGVINSAWEGQPAVLHFPKAATGAPDTLMGVFVPRDSARVKNPRALTAWFGLDSAALVARGVRVGLGVTSPKVSVRLFGSRFTGRSMDDRAGSTALLMAVRTINPASLNHAVLFVWSVQEEGGLVGAQVVAASHGASTTRIYSIDTFVSSNTPLESPHFAFAPLGNGPVLRAIENGSISPPTVRAQVQRAAAAAGIPLQIGLTQGGTDGTTFTFFGAPNTGLSWPGRYSHTPAEVLDLRDLQRLARLIAAVAQQRPEK is encoded by the coding sequence ATGCTTGTTCCCGTCGTGGCGCCGGCCCAACAGCAGGCGCTCGCGTCATGGATTGCACTGGATGCACCGGTGGGGCTGGAGCGGCGCACGACCGTGCCGCTCATCCCGGCACTCACCCGCGCCACTGGTGGCAGCTGGCAGGGCGATGCCCTCGGCAATCTCACACTGCGCAAAGGCAGCGGGTTACCGCGACGTGTGGTGGCCTGCGCCATTGATCGCGCCGGCTTTGCGGTCACGCACATCACCAGCACCGGCATGCTGCGCCTGCATCGTGTCGGCAACGTGGCGCATCCCTTGTGGGATCAGGCACACGAAGGGCAGCAGCTGGAGATTCTCACCGAACGCGGCGCGGTCCCGGCCGTAAGTGCCATTGCCAATGGGCACTTCGCGCAGCAACACCGCAAGGATTCGCTGGTGGTCACCGCCGACGATCTGTGGGTGGATGTTGGTGCGAGTTCACCCGCCGATGTCGCGGCCCTTGGCATTCGCCTGCTGGATCCGGTGCAGCGGCGGCTCGACGCCTTTCGCTACGGTGACCGCACGGCCGGGGCGCAGGCAGGATTGCGCGCCGGGTGTGCCGCGTTGGTGGCCGCCGCAACAGGTGCGGTCACGACCGGTGAAACGATGTTCGTGATTTCCGTGCAGAGCGCCTTCGGATGGCCCGGCGTTGGGGGCGCGGTCGCGCGCAGCGGCTTTGCCCCTACCGAAATCACCCTGCTCGCCAACGGGCGTGCGGAACGGCAGCAGCGCTGGGTGCGCGCCGGCCAGTTTGCGGCGGTCAACGTGGGCACGTTCCGGGCGATGCGTGCCGACTCAGTGCGCATCGTGTCGCCGGCGGTGCGCCACGCCGGCACACTGATGGAAAGCATTGGCGACGCTGACGCCACGTGGTTGCTCGAGGCCGCGGCGGCGGCCGCTGGGGTGAGCACACCGTCATCTGCGGCATGGGTACCAGTGGCGACGCGCCATCGGAGCAGCGCGGCGCTCGATGCGCCGATGCCTGGCGATCCGTTTGCCACCCTCACGCGCTCGCTGGCGCAACTGGCCGATCTGCCCGGTGTGCCCACGCACGAGTGGCGGGTGCGCGAGGCCATTCTGGCGCAGTTGCCGGCGTGGGCGCGCGACCGCGCGGTGGTGGACAGTGTGGGCAACATCATCGTGAGTGCCGGGCCCGCGCGCGACACGGTGGTGTTCATGGCCCACATGGACGAAGTGGCATATCACGTGGCCGCCATCGTGCGCGACGGCACGGTGAGCCTGCGTGAACGCGGCGGCGTGATCAACAGTGCGTGGGAAGGGCAGCCGGCAGTGCTGCACTTTCCCAAAGCGGCCACGGGCGCTCCCGATACGCTGATGGGGGTCTTTGTGCCACGGGATTCGGCGCGCGTGAAGAATCCGCGGGCACTGACCGCCTGGTTTGGTCTCGACTCCGCCGCGCTGGTGGCGCGGGGGGTGCGCGTGGGACTGGGAGTCACCAGCCCCAAAGTGAGTGTGCGTCTGTTTGGCTCACGCTTTACCGGCCGCAGCATGGACGACCGCGCCGGATCGACGGCGTTGCTCATGGCGGTGCGCACGATCAACCCGGCCTCACTGAATCATGCCGTACTGTTTGTGTGGTCGGTGCAGGAAGAAGGCGGTCTGGTGGGGGCTCAGGTGGTGGCGGCTTCGCACGGTGCGAGCACGACGCGCATCTACAGTATCGACACCTTTGTCAGCTCCAACACACCGCTCGAGTCCCCGCACTTTGCCTTTGCGCCGCTGGGCAACGGCCCCGTGCTGCGGGCCATCGAGAACGGCAGCATCTCACCGCCGACGGTGCGGGCGCAGGTGCAGCGCGCGGCCGCCGCCGCCGGCATTCCCCTGCAGATCGGCCTCACGCAGGGTGGTACCGACGGCACCACGTTCACCTTTTTTGGTGCCCCCAATACCGGACTGTCCTGGCCCGGCCGCTACAGCCACACACCGGCCGAAGTGCTGGACCTGCGCGACCTGCAACGGCTGGCCCGCTTGATCGCCGCAGTCGCGCAGCAGCGACCGGAGAAGTAA